One window of the Corynebacterium glutamicum ATCC 13032 genome contains the following:
- a CDS encoding MMPL family transporter, whose product MRIFLPALLILVWLVGAGVGGPYFGKVSEVSSNSQTTYLPESADATQVQEQLGDFTDSESIPAIVVMVSDEPLTQQDITQLNEVVAGLSELDIVSDEVSPAIPSEDGRAVQVFVPLNPSAELTESVEKLSETLTQQTPDYVSTYVTGPAGFTADLSAAFAGIDGLLLAVALAAVLVILVIVYRSFILPIAVLATSLFALTVALLVVWWLAKWDILLLSGQTQGILFILVIGAATDYSLLYVARFREELRVQQDKGIATGKAIRASVEPILASGSTVIAGLLCLLFSDLKSNSTLGPVASVGIIFAMLSALTLLPALLFVFGRVAFWPKRPKYEPEKARAKNDIPASGIWSKVADLVEQHPRAIWVSTLIVLLLGAAFVPTLKADGVSQSDLVLGSSEARDGQQALGEHFPGGSGSPAYIIVDETQAAQAADVVLNNDNFETVTVTSADSPSGSAPITADGIVPLGSGTAPGPVVVEGQVLLQATLVEAPDSEEAQKAIRSIRQTFADENISAVVGGVTATSVDTNDASIHDRNLIIPIVLLVILVILMLLLRSIVAPLLLVVTTVVSFATALGVAALLFNHVFSFPGADPAVPLYGFVFLVALGIDYNIFLVTRIREETKTHGTRLGILRGLTVTGGVITSAGVVLAATFAALYVIPILFLAQIAFIVAFGVLIDTLLVRAFLVPALFYDIGPKIWWPSKLSNQKYQKQPQL is encoded by the coding sequence ATGAGAATCTTTCTGCCCGCCTTGCTAATTTTAGTTTGGCTTGTAGGAGCTGGAGTCGGCGGTCCTTATTTTGGCAAGGTTAGTGAGGTCTCCTCCAACAGCCAGACCACATATCTGCCAGAATCTGCCGATGCCACTCAAGTACAGGAACAGTTGGGAGATTTTACTGATTCTGAATCCATCCCAGCCATTGTCGTAATGGTCAGCGATGAACCCTTAACACAGCAAGACATCACACAACTCAATGAAGTTGTTGCTGGGCTTTCAGAATTAGACATAGTTTCCGATGAAGTCTCCCCTGCTATTCCATCCGAGGACGGCAGAGCTGTCCAAGTGTTTGTCCCCCTCAATCCATCAGCGGAGCTGACGGAAAGCGTCGAGAAGCTCTCTGAGACCTTGACCCAGCAAACGCCGGACTATGTGAGCACCTATGTGACCGGACCGGCTGGGTTTACCGCTGATCTCAGCGCAGCTTTCGCGGGTATTGATGGGCTACTCCTAGCAGTCGCCTTGGCTGCCGTCCTTGTCATTCTTGTCATCGTCTATCGCTCCTTCATTCTGCCCATCGCCGTGCTTGCCACCAGTTTGTTTGCGCTGACTGTAGCTCTATTGGTGGTGTGGTGGCTAGCTAAGTGGGACATCCTGCTGCTTTCGGGTCAGACTCAAGGCATCCTCTTCATTCTGGTCATTGGCGCCGCCACCGACTACTCATTGCTATACGTTGCTCGTTTCCGTGAAGAGTTACGCGTTCAACAAGATAAAGGGATAGCCACAGGGAAAGCCATCCGGGCATCGGTGGAACCCATTCTTGCCTCGGGCAGCACTGTTATTGCGGGCCTCCTTTGTTTGCTATTTAGTGATTTGAAATCTAACTCCACGCTAGGTCCAGTAGCTTCGGTGGGCATTATTTTTGCAATGCTTTCTGCTCTTACTCTGCTACCAGCCCTGCTGTTTGTATTCGGTCGGGTGGCCTTTTGGCCCAAGCGACCAAAATACGAACCTGAAAAAGCCCGTGCGAAAAACGACATCCCCGCCAGCGGGATCTGGTCAAAAGTGGCTGATTTAGTGGAGCAGCATCCTCGTGCAATCTGGGTATCTACACTTATTGTGCTTCTCTTGGGTGCGGCTTTCGTTCCCACACTAAAAGCGGACGGTGTGTCCCAATCCGACCTAGTTCTGGGTTCCTCTGAAGCACGTGATGGCCAGCAGGCTTTAGGCGAACACTTCCCCGGTGGATCCGGCAGTCCTGCTTATATTATCGTTGATGAAACACAGGCAGCACAGGCTGCTGACGTAGTCCTTAACAACGACAATTTCGAGACTGTAACTGTAACTAGTGCTGACTCCCCCTCTGGCTCAGCCCCAATCACCGCTGACGGTATTGTGCCGTTAGGTTCTGGTACAGCTCCAGGCCCGGTAGTTGTAGAAGGGCAAGTCCTTTTACAAGCAACACTTGTCGAAGCACCAGATTCCGAAGAAGCTCAAAAAGCTATTCGCAGTATCCGCCAAACTTTTGCAGATGAAAATATATCAGCGGTAGTAGGCGGTGTCACTGCAACTTCCGTAGACACTAACGATGCCTCCATCCATGACCGCAACCTGATCATCCCAATTGTATTGCTGGTCATTTTGGTTATTCTCATGCTGTTGCTGCGGTCTATTGTCGCACCACTCCTGCTAGTAGTCACCACCGTGGTGTCTTTTGCTACTGCTTTAGGCGTGGCTGCTTTACTTTTCAATCACGTTTTCAGTTTCCCAGGAGCAGACCCCGCAGTACCTCTCTACGGATTTGTATTTTTAGTAGCCTTGGGCATCGACTACAACATTTTCTTAGTCACCCGAATCCGTGAAGAAACCAAAACCCACGGCACAAGACTTGGAATTCTTCGAGGCCTGACAGTAACCGGCGGAGTAATTACCTCAGCTGGAGTAGTTCTCGCCGCAACGTTCGCAGCACTCTATGTCATCCCAATTCTATTCCTGGCACAAATTGCCTTCATTGTCGCTTTTGGAGTTCTTATTGATACCCTGCTCGTTCGCGCCTTCTTGGTGCCTGCTTTGTTCTACGACATCGGACCGAAAATCTGGTGGCCGTCAAAATTGTCCAATCAGAAATACCAGAAGCAGCCTCAGCTATGA
- a CDS encoding polyprenyl synthetase family protein, giving the protein MLLGLYNTLVDDDIEVKLNTVLQVAVALELLHFSLLVHDDVIDGDLYRRGKLNFIGQILMHRTPESFAQIQRDPEHLDWAQSNGLLMGNLFLAATHQIFARLDLPHHQRVRLLDLLNHTINDTIVGEFLDVGLSSKAISPNMDIALEMSRLKTATYTFELPMRAAAILAELPQEIETKIGEIGTNLGIAYQLQDDYLSTFGDAAEHGKDAFSDLREGKETTIIAFARDTAKWTDIQDNFGSADLSTSQAERIQHLLIQCGAKNHSLNAISDHLNICRSMIKTLSPQVDPKAQNLLLKQVEQLASRKS; this is encoded by the coding sequence ATGCTACTGGGGCTATACAACACGCTTGTAGACGATGACATTGAGGTCAAACTCAACACCGTTTTACAGGTAGCAGTGGCTTTAGAACTACTGCATTTTTCCCTTTTGGTTCATGACGATGTTATTGACGGAGACCTCTATCGCCGAGGCAAACTTAATTTTATTGGGCAGATTCTCATGCATCGCACACCTGAAAGTTTTGCACAAATCCAGCGCGATCCAGAGCATCTAGATTGGGCACAATCTAATGGACTGCTTATGGGAAATCTTTTTCTTGCTGCCACCCATCAAATCTTCGCGCGCCTTGACCTTCCACATCACCAACGGGTTCGACTTTTAGATTTACTCAACCACACGATAAATGACACTATTGTGGGTGAGTTTCTTGATGTGGGATTAAGCAGCAAAGCCATCAGCCCCAATATGGACATTGCTCTAGAAATGAGTCGGCTAAAAACAGCCACATACACTTTTGAACTTCCAATGAGAGCAGCGGCAATTCTCGCGGAACTACCTCAGGAGATTGAAACAAAGATAGGTGAGATAGGCACAAACTTGGGCATCGCTTATCAATTGCAGGACGATTACTTATCTACTTTTGGTGACGCAGCCGAACACGGCAAAGATGCCTTTTCTGACCTTCGAGAAGGAAAAGAAACTACAATTATCGCCTTCGCTCGAGATACTGCTAAATGGACTGATATTCAAGACAACTTCGGCTCCGCAGATCTGAGCACCTCTCAGGCAGAGCGAATTCAACATCTTCTCATACAGTGTGGAGCAAAGAATCACTCCTTGAATGCCATCTCCGACCACTTAAATATCTGCCGTTCGATGATCAAAACACTAAGCCCCCAGGTAGATCCCAAGGCTCAAAATTTATTACTTAAACAAGTTGAGCAACTAGCCAGCCGCAAATCTTAG
- a CDS encoding MarR family winged helix-turn-helix transcriptional regulator: MLNMQEPDKIHPAEPTLRNIYDVKTSDPKSELVDRSGMSEEDIAQIGRLMKSLASLRDVERSIGEASARYMELSAPDMRALHYLIVAGNAGEVVTPGMLGAHLKLSPASVTKTLNRLEKGGHIVRNVHPVDRRAFALMVTDATRGEAMRTLGKHQARRFDAAKRLTPQEREVVIRFLQDMAQELSLNNAPWLNTE, from the coding sequence ATGCTGAATATGCAGGAACCAGATAAAATCCATCCGGCAGAACCTACACTTCGTAATATTTATGACGTTAAAACTAGTGATCCCAAAAGTGAATTAGTTGATCGTTCTGGCATGTCGGAAGAAGACATTGCGCAAATTGGGCGGCTAATGAAATCGTTGGCCAGTCTTCGCGATGTGGAACGTAGTATTGGTGAAGCCTCGGCACGTTATATGGAGCTAAGTGCCCCTGATATGCGAGCTTTGCACTATTTGATTGTGGCGGGCAATGCGGGCGAAGTGGTGACTCCAGGAATGCTTGGAGCTCACCTTAAGCTTTCCCCGGCATCTGTAACAAAGACGCTTAATAGGCTAGAAAAAGGTGGGCATATTGTTCGTAATGTGCACCCCGTCGACCGCAGGGCTTTCGCCCTCATGGTCACTGATGCCACTCGTGGAGAGGCGATGCGGACGCTTGGTAAGCATCAGGCGCGTCGTTTTGATGCTGCTAAACGATTAACTCCACAAGAGCGTGAAGTGGTTATCCGATTCCTTCAGGATATGGCACAGGAGTTATCCCTTAATAATGCACCATGGCTCAACACGGAGTAG
- a CDS encoding lipocalin family protein gives MRISSKLVTTALLAAISLFGISTAQAQDIFDGGRLAGGSSQVSNLSSVPENLALPEIENSIDLERYKGKWYQVAAIPQPFSLQCSHDVTADYGVIDSDTISVTNKCGTFFGPSVIEGSAKVVSNASLKVSFPGIPFQSEDNQANYRVTYIEDDYSLAIVGSPSRSSGFILSRTPQLSSDQWSHVRNITEDSGWWPCAFITVPATGGLNTATPLCTL, from the coding sequence ATGCGCATTTCAAGCAAACTTGTCACCACAGCACTACTCGCAGCCATTTCACTTTTCGGGATATCCACGGCACAAGCCCAAGACATTTTTGACGGCGGACGACTTGCAGGTGGCTCCTCGCAGGTATCTAACCTAAGTTCGGTTCCTGAAAACCTAGCGCTGCCCGAAATTGAAAATAGCATTGACCTAGAACGCTACAAAGGCAAGTGGTATCAAGTCGCAGCAATTCCCCAACCATTCTCTTTACAGTGCTCACATGACGTTACCGCTGATTACGGCGTGATCGACTCGGACACAATCTCTGTAACAAATAAGTGTGGCACTTTCTTTGGGCCTTCAGTTATTGAAGGCAGCGCTAAAGTAGTTTCCAATGCTTCATTAAAGGTTAGCTTCCCAGGTATTCCATTTCAGAGTGAAGACAATCAAGCAAACTACCGCGTGACCTATATCGAAGATGATTATTCACTAGCAATCGTCGGCAGCCCAAGCCGGTCCTCAGGATTTATACTATCCCGCACGCCACAGCTCAGTAGTGACCAATGGTCTCACGTTCGGAACATTACAGAGGACAGTGGGTGGTGGCCATGCGCATTCATTACAGTCCCAGCGACAGGTGGCTTAAACACCGCCACTCCGCTCTGCACACTTTAA
- a CDS encoding SDR family oxidoreductase, which translates to MDNQLRPTLHYQAQNPHRRVLVTGATGYIGGRLITELLAAGFQVRATSRKKTSLQRFDWYEDVEAVEADLTDATELDTLFKDVDVVYYLVHSMGGKNVDFEEQEQRTAENVIQAADQAGIKQIVYLSGLHPRNRKIEELSKHMRSREKVAQILLAGQTPALILRAATIIGSGSASFEIIRHLTERLPRMIAPQWITNQIEPLAIRDVLHYLISAADLKDPVNRSCDIGCGKSYEFADLLRIYADVRGLKRHVNSVPLNLPMDKLSGLWISLVTPVPFQLSFPLAQSMAEDAVTEEHSIKDIISDPPDGFIEYREAVELALAAEFDRGVPTSWDRSWTVQQPWAGQPTDPEWAGKAVYEDVRTEDTDLRAAQVWPIIEGLGGVNGWYSAPLLWRLRGIADRLIGGPGLGGRRDPRHLKLGDRIDWWRVTEIDPPHRLVLTAEMKVDGGAWLILEVADKENGGCTYTQRAIFEPKGLPGYLYWWVVSPFHAIIFPYMRSNILKAARKLT; encoded by the coding sequence ATGGATAATCAACTTCGTCCCACTTTGCATTATCAAGCTCAAAACCCGCACCGGCGAGTGCTGGTCACCGGTGCGACAGGCTACATTGGCGGCAGGTTGATTACTGAGTTACTTGCTGCCGGTTTCCAAGTTCGGGCCACCTCGAGGAAAAAAACAAGTCTTCAGCGCTTTGACTGGTACGAGGACGTCGAGGCAGTGGAAGCGGATCTGACTGACGCGACTGAGTTAGATACGTTATTTAAGGATGTAGACGTTGTTTACTATCTAGTGCATTCCATGGGAGGTAAGAATGTTGATTTTGAAGAGCAAGAGCAACGCACTGCTGAAAATGTAATTCAAGCTGCTGATCAAGCCGGGATAAAACAGATTGTCTACCTTTCCGGCTTACACCCGCGTAATCGAAAAATAGAAGAACTATCTAAGCACATGCGCTCACGGGAAAAGGTCGCCCAGATTTTGCTGGCAGGCCAGACACCAGCTTTAATTTTAAGGGCTGCCACAATTATTGGTTCCGGCTCTGCATCATTTGAAATAATCCGTCATCTCACGGAGCGTTTGCCTAGAATGATAGCGCCTCAGTGGATTACTAATCAGATTGAGCCTTTAGCAATACGGGATGTTTTGCATTACCTAATCTCGGCGGCTGATTTAAAGGATCCAGTCAACCGCTCCTGCGATATTGGGTGTGGAAAGTCGTATGAATTTGCGGATCTATTGCGTATCTATGCCGATGTTCGGGGACTGAAACGTCATGTAAATTCCGTACCTCTCAATTTGCCCATGGACAAGCTATCCGGTCTTTGGATTAGTCTAGTGACACCTGTTCCATTTCAATTGTCTTTCCCTTTAGCTCAATCAATGGCTGAGGATGCCGTCACTGAAGAGCACAGCATTAAAGATATTATTTCAGATCCACCCGATGGTTTTATTGAGTATCGGGAAGCAGTGGAGCTGGCATTAGCTGCAGAATTTGATCGTGGAGTTCCAACGTCATGGGATCGAAGCTGGACTGTACAACAACCGTGGGCTGGCCAGCCTACCGATCCAGAGTGGGCGGGCAAAGCTGTATATGAAGACGTCCGCACAGAAGATACTGATCTCCGAGCAGCGCAGGTCTGGCCGATCATTGAAGGTTTGGGTGGCGTGAACGGCTGGTATTCTGCACCACTGCTATGGCGATTGCGGGGTATCGCTGACAGACTCATCGGCGGTCCAGGTTTGGGCGGACGGCGGGATCCCCGTCATTTGAAACTTGGGGATCGCATTGATTGGTGGCGGGTTACTGAGATCGATCCACCACATAGATTAGTGCTCACCGCAGAGATGAAAGTAGATGGTGGCGCTTGGCTGATCCTGGAAGTTGCGGACAAGGAAAATGGCGGATGTACTTATACCCAGCGCGCAATATTTGAGCCGAAGGGTTTGCCCGGTTATCTCTATTGGTGGGTTGTTTCACCGTTCCATGCGATTATTTTTCCTTATATGCGTTCGAATATTTTAAAAGCTGCGCGTAAACTCACTTAA